The Thiobacillus sp. genome contains a region encoding:
- a CDS encoding methyl-accepting chemotaxis protein, whose product MRFLNNLKIGTRLIALTVITTALLLIIGLSGIWGMHQSSKALSQVYDRHLLSINQLQKVRVTQYQIRNDIFQARLSGDSFAAQEIFDQVDKRIRTIAESLEAYQQQNLSPEEKVLLDAYLAARLKFGIEGINKMRDLLNAEDFEGADQHSKDVMETTFSGAQAATDALIDHLTQEAGAYRTKTEHLARIVETVAIAMVVVGLVLAIALGLVIRLSIVHGAMHLERAVTLMAQGDLTSHAQLDGKDELAQVASAFNRMSREFAQIVGDIRSAAEEVSSAALHTSHNNQHVASASTHQEQCAQNASDAAGALSHTLAEVGSNIARMVELADQASELARTGQKVIGEAATDIDAISNSVNHTSGVISSLGNHSDVIGNIVGVIKDIADQTNLLALNAAIEAARAGEQGRGFAVVADEVRKLAERTTRATDEISTTIQTIQGETAQAVKTMENAQEEVSKGVAKARQGDQAIAAIYQAVATLTQQIHAIDGIRVRQDEASREISQRVQEILSMAADNRETADNSATAASSLTNLAERLTTAVSRFRLGT is encoded by the coding sequence ATGCGGTTCTTGAACAATCTGAAGATTGGCACTCGCCTCATCGCCCTGACCGTGATCACCACCGCACTTCTGCTGATCATCGGCCTGAGCGGCATTTGGGGCATGCACCAAAGCAGCAAGGCGCTGAGCCAGGTCTATGACCGCCATCTGCTGTCCATCAACCAGTTGCAGAAGGTTCGGGTCACCCAATACCAGATCCGCAACGACATCTTCCAGGCCCGACTTTCCGGCGACAGCTTCGCCGCCCAGGAAATCTTCGACCAGGTGGACAAGCGCATCCGCACCATCGCCGAATCCCTGGAGGCATATCAACAGCAGAACCTGTCGCCGGAAGAAAAAGTCCTGCTGGATGCCTATCTGGCGGCTCGGCTCAAGTTCGGCATAGAGGGCATCAACAAGATGCGCGACCTCCTCAATGCCGAGGACTTCGAAGGCGCAGACCAGCACAGCAAGGACGTGATGGAGACCACCTTCAGCGGTGCCCAGGCCGCCACCGATGCCCTTATCGACCACCTGACCCAGGAGGCCGGAGCCTATCGCACCAAGACCGAACACCTGGCCAGGATCGTGGAAACCGTCGCCATCGCCATGGTGGTCGTGGGCCTGGTACTGGCCATCGCACTGGGCCTGGTGATCCGCCTTTCCATCGTGCATGGAGCGATGCATCTGGAACGCGCCGTCACCCTGATGGCCCAGGGCGACCTCACCAGCCATGCCCAGCTGGACGGCAAGGACGAACTGGCCCAGGTGGCCAGTGCCTTCAACCGCATGTCCCGTGAATTCGCCCAGATCGTGGGCGACATTCGCAGCGCCGCGGAGGAAGTCAGCAGTGCCGCGCTCCATACCAGCCACAACAACCAGCATGTGGCCTCTGCCTCCACCCACCAGGAACAGTGCGCCCAGAACGCCAGCGACGCCGCCGGGGCCCTGAGCCATACCCTGGCCGAGGTAGGCAGCAACATCGCCCGCATGGTGGAACTGGCCGACCAAGCCAGCGAACTGGCGCGTACCGGCCAAAAAGTCATCGGCGAGGCTGCCACGGACATCGATGCCATATCCAACTCGGTAAACCATACCTCCGGCGTCATTTCATCCCTGGGCAACCACTCCGACGTGATCGGCAACATCGTCGGCGTCATCAAGGACATCGCCGACCAGACCAACCTGCTGGCCCTGAACGCCGCCATCGAGGCGGCACGGGCCGGGGAACAGGGCCGGGGCTTCGCCGTGGTGGCCGACGAGGTGCGCAAGCTGGCCGAGCGCACCACCCGGGCCACGGACGAGATCTCCACCACCATCCAGACCATCCAGGGCGAAACCGCCCAGGCGGTAAAGACCATGGAAAACGCCCAGGAGGAAGTCAGCAAGGGCGTGGCAAAGGCCAGGCAGGGCGACCAGGCCATCGCCGCCATCTATCAGGCCGTGGCCACCCTGACCCAGCAGATCCACGCCATAGACGGCATCCGCGTCCGCCAGGACGAAGCCAGCCGCGAGATATCCCAACGGGTGCAGGAAATCCTTTCCATGGCCGCGGACAACCGGGAGACGGCGGACAATTCCGC
- the glnA gene encoding glutamate--ammonia ligase has protein sequence MSVADVMKMVQENDVKFVDFRFTDTRGKEQHVSVPVSHFDEEKFSEGHAFDGSSIAGWKGIQASDMLLMPDPATANIDPFFDEATLILTCDVIEPDTGKGYDRDPRSIAKRAEAYLQSTGIGDTAYFGPEPEFFIFDSVTWGDDMSGSHVKIKSEEAAWSSGEQTEVGNIGHRPKVKGGYFPVPPIDSLQDIRSAMCLALEEMGVPVEVHHHEVATAGQCEIGTKFSTLTQRADWTQVLKYVVHNVAHQYGKTATFMPKPIVGDNGSGMHCHQSIWKDGKNLFAGNGYAGLSETALYYIGGIIKHAKALNAITNPGTNSYKRLVPGFEAPVMLAYSARNRSASIRIPHVASDKARRIEVRFPDPIANPYLAFAAMMMAGLDGIQNKIHPGDPATKNLYDLEPEEEAAIPTVCHSLDMALEHLDKDREFLTKGGVFSDEFIDAYIDLKMEEVTRLRMTTHPVEFDLYYSV, from the coding sequence ATGTCGGTCGCCGATGTAATGAAGATGGTCCAGGAAAACGATGTCAAGTTCGTCGATTTCCGCTTTACCGATACCCGTGGCAAGGAGCAGCACGTCTCCGTTCCCGTCTCTCATTTCGACGAGGAAAAGTTCTCCGAAGGCCATGCCTTTGACGGTTCATCCATTGCCGGCTGGAAGGGTATCCAGGCCTCCGACATGCTGCTGATGCCAGACCCCGCCACCGCCAACATTGATCCCTTCTTCGATGAAGCCACCCTGATCCTGACTTGCGACGTCATTGAACCGGATACCGGCAAGGGCTATGACCGGGATCCCCGCTCCATCGCCAAGCGCGCAGAAGCCTACCTGCAGTCCACCGGCATCGGCGACACCGCCTACTTCGGCCCCGAGCCCGAGTTCTTCATCTTCGATTCCGTGACCTGGGGCGACGACATGTCCGGCAGCCACGTGAAGATCAAGTCCGAGGAAGCCGCCTGGTCCTCCGGCGAGCAGACCGAGGTGGGCAACATCGGCCACCGTCCCAAGGTGAAGGGCGGCTACTTCCCCGTCCCCCCCATCGACTCCCTGCAGGACATCCGTTCCGCCATGTGCCTGGCCCTGGAAGAGATGGGCGTGCCCGTGGAAGTACATCACCATGAAGTGGCCACCGCCGGCCAGTGCGAGATCGGTACCAAGTTCAGCACCCTGACCCAGCGCGCTGACTGGACCCAGGTCCTGAAGTACGTGGTCCACAACGTGGCCCACCAGTACGGCAAGACCGCCACCTTCATGCCCAAGCCCATCGTCGGCGACAACGGTTCCGGCATGCACTGCCACCAGTCCATCTGGAAAGATGGCAAGAACCTGTTCGCTGGCAACGGCTACGCCGGCCTGTCCGAGACCGCCCTGTACTACATCGGCGGCATCATCAAGCACGCCAAGGCCCTGAACGCCATCACCAACCCCGGCACCAACTCCTACAAGCGCCTGGTGCCCGGCTTCGAGGCCCCCGTGATGCTGGCCTACTCCGCCCGCAACCGTTCCGCTTCCATCCGCATCCCCCACGTGGCGTCCGACAAGGCCCGCCGCATCGAGGTGCGCTTCCCCGACCCCATCGCCAACCCTTATCTGGCCTTCGCCGCCATGATGATGGCCGGCCTGGACGGCATCCAGAACAAGATCCACCCCGGCGATCCCGCCACCAAGAACCTGTACGACCTGGAGCCGGAAGAAGAAGCCGCCATCCCCACCGTGTGCCACAGTCTGGACATGGCCCTGGAGCACCTGGACAAGGATCGCGAGTTCCTGACCAAGGGTGGCGTGTTCAGCGACGAATTCATCGATGCCTACATCGATCTCAAGATGGAAGAAGTCACCCGCCTGCGGATGACCACCCATCCCGTCGAATTCGACCTGTACTACAGCGTCTGA